Proteins co-encoded in one Gossypium arboreum isolate Shixiya-1 chromosome 11, ASM2569848v2, whole genome shotgun sequence genomic window:
- the LOC108488522 gene encoding subtilisin-like protease SBT2.5 encodes MGSTRTELYFVFMNYDPEYQRLRADQTKKGAYELDLYLSKKHDELLASTLQAGTYKKTLSLVIVDGFAVEITETQANVLRSANGVRVVEKNQELP; translated from the exons ATGGGGAGCACAAGAACTGAGCTATACTTTGTTTTCATGAACTATGATCCTGAATACCAGCGTCTTCGAGCTGATCA AACTAAAAAAGGGGCGTATGAGCTTGATTTGTATCTGAGTAAGAAGCACGACGAGCTTTTGGCAAGTACCCTTCAAGCTGGTACTTATAAGAAGACCTTATCTTTGGTCATTGTTGATGGTTTTGCAGTTGAAATCACAGAAACTCAG GCCAATGTGCTTAGATCTGCAAACGGGGTTAGAGTTGTGGAGAAGAATCAAGAGCTTCCTTAG